The Dama dama isolate Ldn47 chromosome 28, ASM3311817v1, whole genome shotgun sequence genome has a window encoding:
- the LOC133048051 gene encoding LOW QUALITY PROTEIN: ras-related protein Rab-28-like (The sequence of the model RefSeq protein was modified relative to this genomic sequence to represent the inferred CDS: deleted 2 bases in 1 codon; substituted 1 base at 1 genomic stop codon) — protein MPDSEEESLDRQLKIVVLGDGTSGKTSLAICFAQETFGKQYKQTIGLEFFLRRITLPGSLNVSLXVWDKGGQTIGGKMLDKCIYGAQGVLLVYDVTNYQSFENLEDWYSVVKKVSEESETQPLVALVGNKIDLEHTRTVKPENHLRFCLENGFSSHFVSAKTGDSVFLCFQKVAAEILGIKLNKAEIEQSQRGVKADIVNYNQEPTSRTVNPTRSSMCAVQ, from the exons ATGCCGGACTCTGAGGAGGAGAGCCTGGACCGGCAACTGAAAATCGTCGTGCTGGGGGACGGCACCTCCGGGAAGACCTCCTTAGCTATCTGTTTTGCTCAAGAAACTTTTGGGAAACAGTACAAACAAACTATAGGATTGGAGTTCTTTTTGAGAAGAATAACATTGCCAGGAAGCTTGAATGTTAGT CTCTGAGTCTGGGACAAAGGAGGGCAGACAATAGGAGGCAAGATGTTGGATAAATGTATCTATGGAGCACAGGGAGTCCTCTTGGTATATGATGTTACAAATTATCAAAGCTTTGAGAATTTAGAAGATTGGTATTCTGTGGTGAAGAAAGTGAGTGAGGAGTCAGAAACTCAGCCCCTGGTTGCCTTGGTGGGCAATAAAATTGATTTGGAGCATACGCGAACAGTAAAACCTGAAAACCACTTAagattttgcctggaaaatggtTTTAGTAGCCACTTTGTCTCAGCAAAGACAGGAGACTCTGTCTTCCTTTGTTTTCAGAAAGTTGCTGCTGAAATCCTTGGAATCAAgttaaacaaagcagaaatagaacagTCACAGAGAGGGGTGAAGGCAGATATTGTAAACTACAACCAGGAACCCACATCAAGAACTGTTAACCCTACTAGAAGCTCTATGTGTGCAGTTCAG